A genome region from Festucalex cinctus isolate MCC-2025b chromosome 17, RoL_Fcin_1.0, whole genome shotgun sequence includes the following:
- the LOC144004713 gene encoding zinc finger protein 281-like isoform X2 has product MSIIQDKIGNEFLRNGGMDPNFAPGMLMFSHLPPVTSFTRLTSQSVMGELPQEMVLKKERDSPPDHQGASVANAGGFLHSMGIKQERLSELDYRMPLYGGGSGGVAMNCAGAGKSGADMPDMSYGNHHQNHHNMLLHDLSHSSVRSLGEPMSGRAGKEPKDPSGKRGRRTNGDGQGGKARRKRSDAAKAMMLDADGACLSPNSKPHICEHCNAAFRSSYHLRRHVLIHTGERPFRCSQCNMSFIQKYLLQRHEKIHSGEKPFSCDQCNMRFIQKYHMERHKRTHSGEKPYRCDTCQQFFSRTDRLLKHKRTCGEAIKKGLDPNMLELSDEGSYSLTQGTANASGRKRAKSKNGEGGERRRKKNAAAASTAASSSGAMGLQDFGMEQPSGSAAMPGRSPKLVFKKAGRKGLDKGLLSLDDGTDSQKLLGQKSGPMDHVDASGLDNMGLLQGGNKQGPTATSSSNYDDAMQFVKKRRYLHAVTNDYGTGALHMASQGGSVIQVSLGPEPTLAMLDTSPLELKHDKSGIPDEVLQSLLEHYSHKPDGAHHHHHDVAFDLSDHPHHVDLQPAAPVTPELEDDAAGAGGDKTAVMSEYSKFLLQALERTSHSGPFPSLGATGPFPLLSSGSSPTGPLFADKHVYSTSPLDCGYPPAVSSPLPIAAPSSASSSASSKSHYGLLVGSPSQAGFHLTLEPASHQQLTPSQELTEQLEKQHSPGAFNLPPQDLSVHAESSKGQQVKGGGAVAAAPTNSASGYSDLSPLNPPKESTTYQIENFAQAFGSQFKSGRRTPLSYGADPATDVDHRIRTPVSEFSGYSSLLADVSEPVSTGSKTPTSQSFR; this is encoded by the exons ATGAGTATTATCCAAGACAAAATCGGCAATGAGTTTCTGCGCAACGGTGGCATGGACCCCAATTTTGCACCCGGCATGCTCATGTTCAGCCACCTGCCGCCCGTCACCAGCTTCACACGGCTCACCTCGCAGTCGGTCATGGGCGAGCTCCCGCAGGAGATGGTCCTCAAGAAGGAACGCGACTCGCCCCCGGACCACCAGGGCGCGAGTGTGGCCAACGCGGGCGGCTTCCTCCACAGCATGGGCATCAAACAGGAGCGGCTAAGCGAGCTGGATTATCGCATGCCTCTCTACGGCGGAGGCAGCGGGGGCGTGGCCATGAATTGCGCCGGCGCGGGGAAGAGCGGTGCCGACATGCCGGACATGTCTTACGGCAACCACCACCAGAATCACCACAACATGCTCCTGCACGACCTCAGCCATAGCAGCGTGCGCTCACTTGGGGAACCG ATGTCAGGACGAGCGGGTAAAGAGCCAAAAGATCCTTCAGGTAAAAGAGGGAGGAGGACCAACGGGGACGGGCAGGGAGGCAAAGCCCGAAGGAAACGCAGCGACGCAGCAAAG GCCATGATGCTGGATGCGGACGGAGCCTGCCTGTCTCCCAACTCCAAACCGCACATCTGCGAGCACTGTAACGCTGCCTTTCGCAGCTCCTATCACTTGCGCAGACACGTGCTCATACACACAG GTGAGAGGCCTTTTCGGTGCAGTCAGTGTAACATGAGCTTCATTCAGAAATACCTGCTGCAGCGGCATGAGAAGATCCACAGTG GGGAGAAGCCGTTCAGCTGCGACCAGTGCAACATGCGCTTCATCCAGAAGTACCATATGGAGCGACATAAACGCACGCACAGTGGCGAGAAGCCGTATCGATGCGATACATGCCAGCAA TTTTTCTCAAGAACCGACCGGTTACTGAAGCACAAGCGGACTTGCGGAGAAGCCATAAAGAAGGGCCTGGACCCGAACATGCTGGAGCTCAGCGACGAGGGCAGCTATTCACTCACTCAGGGAACCGCGAACGCCTCCGGGCGCAAGCGGGCCAAGTCCAAAAACGGGGAGGGCGGCGAGCGCCGGAGGAAGAAGAACGCCGCCGCCGCGTCCACGGCGGCCTCGTCCTCCGGGGCGATGGGCCTGCAGGACTTCGGCATGGAGCAGCCCTCGGGCTCGGCGGCCATGCCGGGGCGCTCGCCCAAATTGGTGTTTAAAAAAGCAGGCCGCAAGGGTTTGGACAAGGGCCTTCTTTCTCTCGACGACGGCACTGACAGCCAAAAACTGTTAGGCCAAAAATCCGGCCCCATGGATCACGTGGATGCTTCCGGCCTGGATAATATGGGTCTCCTCCAGGGGGGCAACAAGCAGGGTCCAACCGCCACCAGCAGCAGCAACTACGACGACGCGATGCAGTTTGTGAAAAAGCGGCGCTACCTCCACGCCGTCACCAACGACTACGGCACCGGCGCCCTCCACATGGCGTCGCAGGGGGGCAGCGTCATCCAGGTTTCCCTGGGGCCCGAGCCCACCCTGGCTATGCTGGACACGTCGCCCCTGGAGCTCAAGCACGACAAGTCGGGCATCCCGGACGAGGTCCTGCAGAGCCTGCTAGAGCACTACAGCCACAAGCCGGACGGGgcgcaccaccaccaccacgacGTGGCCTTCGACCTGTCGGATCACCCGCACCACGTGGACCTGCAGCCGGCGGCGCCTGTCACCCCCGAGCTGGAGGACGATGCGGCCGGCGCCGGCGGCGACAAAACGGCGGTGATGAGCGAGTACTCCAAGTTCCTCCTGCAG GCCCTGGAGCGCACCAGCCACAGTGGGCCCTTCCCTAGCCTGGGGGCCACGGGGCCCTTCCCGCTCCTGTCCAGCGGCTCCAGTCCCACGGGGCCCCTGTTCGCCGACAAGCACGTCTACAGCACGTCGCCGCTGGATTGCGGCTACCCGCCGGCCGTGTCCTCGCCCCTGCCCATCGCCGCCCCCTCCTCAGCCTCCTCGTCCGCCTCGTCCAAGTCCCACTATGGCTTGCTGGTGGGCTCGCCCTCCCAGGCGGGCTTCCACCTGACTTTGGAGCCAGCCAGTCACCAGCAGCTGACGCCGTCTCAGGAGCTGACGGAGCAGCTGGAGAAGCAGCACTCGCCCGGGGCCTTCAACCTACCTCCCCAGGATCTTAGCGTCCATGCGGAGAGCTCCAAGGGGCAACAGGTCAAGGGCGGGGGGGCCGTAGCCGCCGCCCCCACCAACAGCGCTTCCGGCTACTCGGACCTGTCTCCCCTCAACCCCCCGAAAGAGTCCACCACGTACCAGATTGAGAATTTCGCCCAGGCCTTCGGCTCCCAGTTCAAGTCGGGACGCCGCACCCCTCTGAGCTACGGCGCCGACCCCGCGACGGACGTGGACCACCGGATACGGACGCCGGTCTCAGAGTTCTCAGGGTATAGCAGCTTGTTAGCTGACGTCAGTGAGCCAGTGAGTACAGGATCAAAAACCCCGACAAGCCAAAGTTTCAGATAA
- the LOC144004713 gene encoding zinc finger protein 281-like isoform X1 — translation MSIIQDKIGNEFLRNGGMDPNFAPGMLMFSHLPPVTSFTRLTSQSVMGELPQEMVLKKERDSPPDHQGASVANAGGFLHSMGIKQERLSELDYRMPLYGGGSGGVAMNCAGAGKSGADMPDMSYGNHHQNHHNMLLHDLSHSSVRSLGEPMSGRAGKEPKDPSGKRGRRTNGDGQGGKARRKRSDAAKAMMLDADGACLSPNSKPHICEHCNAAFRSSYHLRRHVLIHTDRTGERPFRCSQCNMSFIQKYLLQRHEKIHSGEKPFSCDQCNMRFIQKYHMERHKRTHSGEKPYRCDTCQQFFSRTDRLLKHKRTCGEAIKKGLDPNMLELSDEGSYSLTQGTANASGRKRAKSKNGEGGERRRKKNAAAASTAASSSGAMGLQDFGMEQPSGSAAMPGRSPKLVFKKAGRKGLDKGLLSLDDGTDSQKLLGQKSGPMDHVDASGLDNMGLLQGGNKQGPTATSSSNYDDAMQFVKKRRYLHAVTNDYGTGALHMASQGGSVIQVSLGPEPTLAMLDTSPLELKHDKSGIPDEVLQSLLEHYSHKPDGAHHHHHDVAFDLSDHPHHVDLQPAAPVTPELEDDAAGAGGDKTAVMSEYSKFLLQALERTSHSGPFPSLGATGPFPLLSSGSSPTGPLFADKHVYSTSPLDCGYPPAVSSPLPIAAPSSASSSASSKSHYGLLVGSPSQAGFHLTLEPASHQQLTPSQELTEQLEKQHSPGAFNLPPQDLSVHAESSKGQQVKGGGAVAAAPTNSASGYSDLSPLNPPKESTTYQIENFAQAFGSQFKSGRRTPLSYGADPATDVDHRIRTPVSEFSGYSSLLADVSEPVSTGSKTPTSQSFR, via the exons ATGAGTATTATCCAAGACAAAATCGGCAATGAGTTTCTGCGCAACGGTGGCATGGACCCCAATTTTGCACCCGGCATGCTCATGTTCAGCCACCTGCCGCCCGTCACCAGCTTCACACGGCTCACCTCGCAGTCGGTCATGGGCGAGCTCCCGCAGGAGATGGTCCTCAAGAAGGAACGCGACTCGCCCCCGGACCACCAGGGCGCGAGTGTGGCCAACGCGGGCGGCTTCCTCCACAGCATGGGCATCAAACAGGAGCGGCTAAGCGAGCTGGATTATCGCATGCCTCTCTACGGCGGAGGCAGCGGGGGCGTGGCCATGAATTGCGCCGGCGCGGGGAAGAGCGGTGCCGACATGCCGGACATGTCTTACGGCAACCACCACCAGAATCACCACAACATGCTCCTGCACGACCTCAGCCATAGCAGCGTGCGCTCACTTGGGGAACCG ATGTCAGGACGAGCGGGTAAAGAGCCAAAAGATCCTTCAGGTAAAAGAGGGAGGAGGACCAACGGGGACGGGCAGGGAGGCAAAGCCCGAAGGAAACGCAGCGACGCAGCAAAG GCCATGATGCTGGATGCGGACGGAGCCTGCCTGTCTCCCAACTCCAAACCGCACATCTGCGAGCACTGTAACGCTGCCTTTCGCAGCTCCTATCACTTGCGCAGACACGTGCTCATACACACA GACCGCACAGGTGAGAGGCCTTTTCGGTGCAGTCAGTGTAACATGAGCTTCATTCAGAAATACCTGCTGCAGCGGCATGAGAAGATCCACAGTG GGGAGAAGCCGTTCAGCTGCGACCAGTGCAACATGCGCTTCATCCAGAAGTACCATATGGAGCGACATAAACGCACGCACAGTGGCGAGAAGCCGTATCGATGCGATACATGCCAGCAA TTTTTCTCAAGAACCGACCGGTTACTGAAGCACAAGCGGACTTGCGGAGAAGCCATAAAGAAGGGCCTGGACCCGAACATGCTGGAGCTCAGCGACGAGGGCAGCTATTCACTCACTCAGGGAACCGCGAACGCCTCCGGGCGCAAGCGGGCCAAGTCCAAAAACGGGGAGGGCGGCGAGCGCCGGAGGAAGAAGAACGCCGCCGCCGCGTCCACGGCGGCCTCGTCCTCCGGGGCGATGGGCCTGCAGGACTTCGGCATGGAGCAGCCCTCGGGCTCGGCGGCCATGCCGGGGCGCTCGCCCAAATTGGTGTTTAAAAAAGCAGGCCGCAAGGGTTTGGACAAGGGCCTTCTTTCTCTCGACGACGGCACTGACAGCCAAAAACTGTTAGGCCAAAAATCCGGCCCCATGGATCACGTGGATGCTTCCGGCCTGGATAATATGGGTCTCCTCCAGGGGGGCAACAAGCAGGGTCCAACCGCCACCAGCAGCAGCAACTACGACGACGCGATGCAGTTTGTGAAAAAGCGGCGCTACCTCCACGCCGTCACCAACGACTACGGCACCGGCGCCCTCCACATGGCGTCGCAGGGGGGCAGCGTCATCCAGGTTTCCCTGGGGCCCGAGCCCACCCTGGCTATGCTGGACACGTCGCCCCTGGAGCTCAAGCACGACAAGTCGGGCATCCCGGACGAGGTCCTGCAGAGCCTGCTAGAGCACTACAGCCACAAGCCGGACGGGgcgcaccaccaccaccacgacGTGGCCTTCGACCTGTCGGATCACCCGCACCACGTGGACCTGCAGCCGGCGGCGCCTGTCACCCCCGAGCTGGAGGACGATGCGGCCGGCGCCGGCGGCGACAAAACGGCGGTGATGAGCGAGTACTCCAAGTTCCTCCTGCAG GCCCTGGAGCGCACCAGCCACAGTGGGCCCTTCCCTAGCCTGGGGGCCACGGGGCCCTTCCCGCTCCTGTCCAGCGGCTCCAGTCCCACGGGGCCCCTGTTCGCCGACAAGCACGTCTACAGCACGTCGCCGCTGGATTGCGGCTACCCGCCGGCCGTGTCCTCGCCCCTGCCCATCGCCGCCCCCTCCTCAGCCTCCTCGTCCGCCTCGTCCAAGTCCCACTATGGCTTGCTGGTGGGCTCGCCCTCCCAGGCGGGCTTCCACCTGACTTTGGAGCCAGCCAGTCACCAGCAGCTGACGCCGTCTCAGGAGCTGACGGAGCAGCTGGAGAAGCAGCACTCGCCCGGGGCCTTCAACCTACCTCCCCAGGATCTTAGCGTCCATGCGGAGAGCTCCAAGGGGCAACAGGTCAAGGGCGGGGGGGCCGTAGCCGCCGCCCCCACCAACAGCGCTTCCGGCTACTCGGACCTGTCTCCCCTCAACCCCCCGAAAGAGTCCACCACGTACCAGATTGAGAATTTCGCCCAGGCCTTCGGCTCCCAGTTCAAGTCGGGACGCCGCACCCCTCTGAGCTACGGCGCCGACCCCGCGACGGACGTGGACCACCGGATACGGACGCCGGTCTCAGAGTTCTCAGGGTATAGCAGCTTGTTAGCTGACGTCAGTGAGCCAGTGAGTACAGGATCAAAAACCCCGACAAGCCAAAGTTTCAGATAA
- the LOC144005180 gene encoding mucin-13-like: MAGESYNEVSQLCETAKVFPGQLQVPGLAFNEDMKNKTSVAFQSAAKQITDEIDLLFSKVSGYSRSIVLELNQIARSNVRAVAGVSASVEMIFQTSAVVLTQDIEEAITSASKCDDACFLAGSVFTDTNLCDKKPCDEKTTTCTAQDGAFLCGCLKGYIKTDYSQRACVACPSGQTPNGTQECKNCPFGYSGFDCSESWKLALVIVGSVLGGLLLITVIVLIVVSTKSPKKTSKKKNKNSEDARRSPDVIHFSDKDPLVTSLPTNQQESLVNIEPAMGVKPFPSGGIPRIPRATAASTWDSGTNLEMTPSNSRPSSAAQERRSWLNDNSEYNNDKPRNQTNPYAQTRPLSNPYSESKSLNNPYAQDRPQTNSYARNQGQNNPSFSHDNERPFNY, translated from the exons atgGCTGGTGAATCCTACAATGAGGTCAGCCAACTTTGTGAGACTG CCAAAGTCTTCCCCGGACAACTCCAAGTGCCCGGATTAGCATTCAATGAggacatgaaaaacaaaacatcagttGCATTTCAAAGTGCCGCGAAGCAAATTACTGACGAG ATTGATCTACTTTTCAGTAAGGTTTCTGGCTACTCTCGTTCTATTGTGCTGGAACTCAA CCAAATTGCACGTTCAAATGTCCGAGCGGTGGCTGGAGTCAGCGCTTCTGTGGAGATGATCTTCCAGACGTCTGCTGTAGTCCTAACGCAGGACATCGAGGAGGCCATAACGAGTGCCTCCAAATGTGACGATGCGTGTTTTCTCGCAGGTTCAGTCTTCACAG ACACAAATCTGTGTGATAAGAAACCCTGTGATGAGAAAACCACGACATGTACAGCGCAAGACGGAGCGTTCCTCTGCGGCTGTTTGAAGGGTTACATTAAGACAGACTACAGTCAGAGAGCGTGTGTTG CATGTCCAAGTGGCCAGACACCAAACGGAACTCAGGAATGTAAAAA ctgtcCATTTGGTTACTCTGGTTTTGACTGCAGCGAAT caTGGAAGCTAGCCTTGGTTATTGTTGGCTCCGTGTTAGGGGGACTCCTGCTCATCACAGTCATTGTTCTCATCGTTGTGTCTACCAA ATCCCCAAAGAAGACctcaaagaaaaagaacaaaaactcgGAAGACGCACGCCGGAGTCCCGACGTGATCCATTTTTCCGACAAGGATCCCCTCGTTACAAGCCTGCCGACCAATCAGCAGGAGTCCCTGGTTAATATCGAGCCAGCCATGGGCGTCAAACCGTTCCCCAGTGGAGGGATTCCAAGGATCCCGCGGGCCACGGCCGCCAGTACCTGGGATAGCGGCACCAACCTGGAGATGACGCCGAGCAATAGCCGCCCCAGCTCGGCGGCTCAGGAGAGACGCTCT TGGCTCAATGACAACTCGGAATACAACAACGACAAGCCTCGCAACCAGACCAACCCGTACGCCCAAACGCGGCCCCTGAGCAACCCTTACTCAGAATCCAAGTCCCTCAACAACCCGTACGCCCAGGATCGGCCTCAGACCAACTCGTACGCTCGCAACCAGGGCCAGAATAACCCGAGCTTCTCGCACGACAACGAAAGGCCGTTCAACTACTGA